From the genome of Halomonas sp. MCCC 1A13316, one region includes:
- a CDS encoding cytochrome P450/oxidoreductase: protein MTNAIDRTQAGAGGCPFHAAQEPPTAPNGCPVSPRAAAFDPFDRPYQLDPAEALRWSREQEPVFYSPKLGYWVVSRYDDIKAIFRDNLTFSPSIALEKITPASREAQTVLQRYDYGMNRTLVNEDEPAHMARRRELLEAFTPEALEAHAPMVRRLVREKLDAIVDRGRADLVAEMFWEVPLTVALHFLGVPEEDMDQLRRFSVAHTLNTWGRPSPEQQVEVAEGVGRFWQYSGQVLKKMQDQPSGHGWMYDMIEKNRQKPEVVTDNYLHSMMMAIIVAAHETTALATANAFRQLLSRPAVWAELCASPALIPAAAEECLRHSGSVVAWRRIATRDVEVGGVSIPEGGKILMVTASANHDPAHFENPDELDIYRDNAVDHLTFGYGSHQCMGKNLGRMEMRIFLEEFTRRLPHLELEEQEFTFLPNTSFRGPEALWVRWDPAQNPERREPAVRSAQRDFPVGAPSRQDIAREMVVAKMQEAAQGVLQVALEDPHGRRVPEWSPGSHIELIVGEYVRKYSLCGEMEDPYWLQIAVLREPQGRGGSAWIHEHLTPGMTLRLRGPKNHFRLDESAEHYVLIAGGIGITPIISMADRLKRLGKSYELHYAGRSRSSMAFIERLDRDHGEALHLYRKDAGKRLDLAGLLAEPGEDTLLYACGPERLLAALQAGTSHWPEGSLHVEHFSAEGALLDPANEHAFEVELADSELIVEVAPDRTLLQALRAAGVDVPSDCEEGLCGSCQVDVVEGEIDHRDKVLTTAERAGQDRLMSCCSRAKGKKLKLAL, encoded by the coding sequence ATGACAAATGCCATTGATCGGACCCAGGCCGGCGCGGGCGGCTGCCCCTTCCACGCCGCTCAAGAGCCACCCACGGCACCCAACGGCTGCCCCGTGTCGCCCCGGGCGGCGGCCTTCGACCCCTTCGACCGCCCCTATCAGCTCGACCCCGCCGAAGCGCTGCGCTGGTCGCGGGAGCAGGAGCCGGTGTTCTACAGCCCCAAGCTCGGCTACTGGGTCGTGAGCCGCTACGACGACATCAAGGCGATCTTTCGCGACAACCTCACCTTCTCGCCGTCGATCGCGCTGGAGAAGATCACGCCGGCAAGCCGAGAGGCCCAGACGGTGCTTCAGCGCTACGACTACGGCATGAACCGCACCCTGGTGAACGAGGACGAACCGGCCCACATGGCGCGCCGCCGCGAGCTGCTCGAAGCGTTCACGCCAGAGGCGCTCGAGGCCCACGCGCCGATGGTGCGCCGCCTGGTACGCGAGAAACTCGACGCCATCGTCGACCGTGGCCGTGCCGACCTGGTCGCCGAGATGTTCTGGGAGGTGCCGCTCACCGTGGCGCTGCATTTCCTCGGCGTGCCCGAGGAGGACATGGATCAGCTGCGCCGCTTTTCCGTCGCCCACACGCTCAATACCTGGGGGCGGCCCTCGCCGGAGCAGCAGGTCGAGGTCGCCGAGGGCGTCGGCAGGTTCTGGCAGTACTCGGGCCAAGTGCTCAAGAAGATGCAGGACCAGCCCAGCGGCCACGGCTGGATGTACGACATGATCGAGAAGAACCGGCAGAAGCCGGAGGTGGTCACCGACAACTACCTGCATTCGATGATGATGGCGATCATCGTCGCCGCCCACGAGACTACCGCGCTGGCCACCGCCAACGCCTTTCGTCAGTTGCTCTCGCGCCCCGCAGTGTGGGCCGAGCTTTGTGCCAGCCCGGCGCTGATCCCCGCCGCGGCCGAGGAGTGCCTGCGCCACTCCGGTTCGGTAGTGGCCTGGCGGCGCATCGCCACCCGCGATGTCGAGGTGGGCGGCGTGAGCATTCCCGAGGGCGGCAAGATCCTGATGGTCACGGCCTCGGCCAACCACGACCCGGCCCACTTCGAGAACCCCGACGAGCTCGACATCTACCGCGACAATGCCGTCGATCACCTCACCTTCGGCTACGGCAGCCACCAGTGCATGGGCAAGAACCTGGGACGCATGGAGATGCGCATCTTCCTCGAGGAGTTCACCCGCCGCCTACCGCATCTCGAACTCGAGGAACAGGAATTCACCTTCCTGCCCAACACCTCCTTCCGTGGCCCCGAGGCGCTGTGGGTGCGCTGGGATCCGGCGCAAAATCCCGAACGCCGCGAACCGGCAGTGCGCAGCGCCCAGCGCGATTTTCCCGTCGGGGCGCCGTCGCGCCAGGACATCGCCCGGGAAATGGTCGTCGCCAAGATGCAAGAAGCGGCACAGGGTGTGCTCCAGGTCGCCCTGGAAGACCCTCATGGACGCCGTGTGCCGGAGTGGAGCCCCGGCTCCCACATCGAGCTGATCGTGGGGGAGTACGTGCGCAAGTACTCGCTGTGCGGCGAGATGGAAGATCCCTACTGGTTGCAGATCGCCGTGCTGCGCGAGCCCCAGGGGCGAGGCGGCTCGGCCTGGATCCACGAGCACCTCACGCCGGGCATGACCCTGCGCCTGCGCGGGCCCAAGAATCACTTTCGCCTCGATGAATCTGCCGAGCACTACGTGTTGATTGCCGGCGGCATCGGCATTACGCCGATCATCTCCATGGCCGACCGCTTGAAGCGGCTGGGCAAGTCGTATGAGCTGCACTACGCCGGCCGCTCTCGCTCCAGCATGGCCTTCATCGAGCGGCTCGATCGCGATCACGGCGAGGCGCTGCACCTCTACCGCAAGGACGCGGGCAAACGGCTCGACCTCGCCGGATTGCTTGCCGAGCCTGGCGAGGACACGCTGCTCTACGCCTGCGGCCCCGAGCGGCTGCTCGCGGCGCTGCAGGCCGGCACCAGCCATTGGCCGGAGGGCAGCTTGCATGTGGAGCACTTCTCGGCGGAGGGCGCACTGCTGGACCCGGCCAATGAACACGCCTTCGAGGTCGAGCTTGCCGACTCCGAGCTGATCGTCGAGGTGGCGCCGGACCGCACCCTGCTGCAGGCACTGCGCGCCGCCGGCGTCGACGTGCCCAGCGACTGCGAGGAGGGCCTTTGCGGCTCCTGCCAGGTCGATGTCGTGGAGGGGGAAATCGACCACCGCGACAAGGTGCTTACCACCGCCGAGCGTGCCGGCCAGGACCGCCTGATGAGTTGCTGTTCGAGGGCGAAGGGAAAAAAGCTCAAGCTTGCCCTCTGA
- a CDS encoding VOC family protein, whose translation MIKIQQIHHVAYRCRDAKETVEWYQDKLNMEFLVAIAEDRVPSTKAPDPYMHLFLDAGNGNILAFFELPNSPEMGRDPNTPEWVQHIAFRVADEAALLEAKEELERKGVEVVGPTEHGIIGSIYFFDPNGHRLELTYVKGTPEQMQQLKAVAPAMIEEWSKTKRAPKHAAWLHEEEFKALD comes from the coding sequence ATGATCAAAATTCAGCAGATCCACCACGTCGCCTATCGCTGCCGCGATGCCAAGGAAACCGTCGAGTGGTACCAGGACAAGCTCAACATGGAGTTCCTGGTCGCCATCGCCGAGGACCGCGTGCCCTCGACCAAGGCGCCCGACCCCTACATGCACCTGTTCTTGGACGCCGGCAACGGCAACATCCTGGCCTTCTTCGAGCTGCCCAACTCACCGGAGATGGGGCGCGACCCGAATACGCCCGAGTGGGTCCAGCACATCGCCTTCCGCGTGGCCGACGAGGCGGCCTTGCTTGAAGCGAAGGAGGAACTCGAACGCAAGGGCGTGGAGGTGGTGGGACCCACCGAGCACGGCATCATCGGCTCGATCTACTTCTTCGACCCCAACGGCCATCGCCTGGAGCTGACCTACGTGAAGGGCACGCCGGAGCAGATGCAGCAGCTCAAGGCAGTGGCGCCGGCCATGATCGAGGAGTGGTCGAAGACCAAACGGGCACCCAAGCATGCCGCCTGGCTGCACGAGGAGGAGTTCAAGGCGCTCGACTGA
- a CDS encoding IclR family transcriptional regulator translates to MATTLQTLDRGLHALELIAEHADGISVAELAERLDVHRAIAYRIVTTLEQHGLVARSGEGSLRLGAGISLLASRFEPQLRAVAQPLLQALAKATRATAFVSVAQGEECVVLLVAEPEEGLLRVSYRIGSRHPLSRGAAGIAILAGRAPRDDDSEEVRQARADGYSLTRGQLQRGAVGVASPVATPQFRPGVEACVGVVAMDDLDSERAIREVKAHARRLAELVGH, encoded by the coding sequence ATGGCCACCACCCTGCAAACTCTGGATCGCGGCCTGCACGCGCTGGAACTCATCGCCGAGCACGCCGACGGCATCAGCGTCGCCGAGCTCGCCGAGCGACTGGACGTGCACCGTGCCATCGCCTATCGCATCGTCACCACTCTGGAGCAGCACGGTCTGGTGGCACGCTCCGGCGAGGGCTCGCTGCGGCTGGGTGCCGGCATCTCGCTGCTCGCCTCGCGCTTCGAGCCGCAGCTACGCGCCGTGGCCCAGCCCCTCTTGCAGGCGCTGGCCAAGGCGACCCGAGCCACCGCCTTCGTCTCGGTAGCCCAGGGCGAAGAGTGCGTGGTGCTGCTGGTGGCGGAACCGGAGGAGGGATTGCTACGCGTGAGCTACCGGATCGGCAGCCGCCATCCGCTGAGCCGCGGGGCGGCGGGTATCGCTATACTGGCTGGACGCGCCCCGCGCGACGACGACAGCGAGGAGGTGCGCCAGGCACGTGCCGATGGCTACAGCCTGACCCGTGGCCAGCTACAGCGCGGCGCCGTGGGCGTGGCCAGCCCCGTCGCCACGCCGCAGTTTCGTCCCGGCGTCGAGGCCTGCGTGGGCGTGGTGGCGATGGACGATCTCGATAGCGAACGGGCGATACGCGAAGTGAAGGCTCACGCACGCAGGCTGGCCGAACTGGTCGGTCACTGA
- the ruvX gene encoding Holliday junction resolvase RuvX, protein MAEAGARLILAFDFGTRRIGVAVGNELLASARQLAPLPARDGIPDWNAVARLVEEWQPDLFVVGLPLNMDGSESEMSARARKFGKRLYGRYGKPCEMADERGSTREAKAVARESGLLRNPRKSYRDDGVDGIAAVLILESWFARREGLPSRG, encoded by the coding sequence ATGGCCGAAGCAGGAGCGCGCCTGATCCTGGCCTTCGACTTCGGCACCCGGCGCATCGGCGTGGCGGTGGGTAACGAGTTGCTCGCCAGCGCCCGCCAGCTAGCGCCCTTGCCGGCGCGCGACGGCATTCCCGATTGGAACGCGGTCGCGCGGTTGGTGGAGGAGTGGCAGCCGGACCTGTTCGTGGTGGGGCTGCCCCTCAACATGGATGGCAGCGAATCGGAGATGAGCGCGCGGGCACGCAAGTTCGGCAAGCGCCTCTACGGCCGCTACGGCAAGCCCTGCGAGATGGCCGACGAGCGCGGCTCAACGCGCGAGGCCAAGGCCGTCGCCCGCGAGTCGGGGCTGCTGCGCAACCCGCGCAAGAGCTATCGCGACGATGGCGTCGACGGCATCGCGGCGGTGCTGATCCTGGAGAGCTGGTTTGCCCGCCGCGAGGGCCTGCCGTCGCGAGGTTGA
- a CDS encoding energy transducer TonB — protein sequence MVASDLIHYAPVTRPYRRWLALSAALLLHLALIGAVASWQFSPAPAERTSLDVVLVTRPAEAPDDAEAIAEADQQAAGEQAEEAPAEQRAAPLDELPVLEAPESTLDPAAPAEAEPAERAVTEPEPVPVEEAPIEAERDSEATPPSEPRESTPPAASSSPAAPSASGRDLLAQATSSIRQQGLDTSLAGPDDGQPRTAAQRAAEARYIDDWTRRVEDYGNRVHPAPSHLHGQLRIRVVIGRDGQLRQAEVVQSSGHTELDQAALATVNGAGPYRPFDSTMGGLDSLSITRVWRFGEGNQFGVR from the coding sequence ATGGTGGCCTCTGACCTGATCCACTATGCCCCGGTCACGCGGCCCTACCGCCGCTGGCTAGCGCTGTCGGCCGCGCTGCTGCTGCACCTGGCGCTGATCGGCGCTGTGGCGAGCTGGCAGTTCTCCCCGGCGCCGGCCGAGCGCACGAGCCTGGACGTGGTACTGGTGACCCGCCCGGCCGAGGCACCGGATGATGCCGAAGCCATTGCCGAGGCGGATCAGCAGGCGGCCGGCGAACAGGCCGAGGAGGCACCCGCCGAGCAGCGTGCAGCACCCCTGGACGAGCTGCCGGTGCTCGAGGCGCCGGAGAGCACCCTGGACCCGGCCGCTCCCGCCGAGGCCGAGCCGGCTGAACGTGCCGTCACCGAGCCGGAGCCTGTCCCTGTCGAAGAAGCGCCTATCGAGGCCGAGCGGGACAGCGAGGCAACGCCGCCGTCCGAGCCGCGCGAAAGTACGCCTCCGGCGGCGTCATCTTCGCCGGCTGCGCCTTCTGCCTCGGGGCGCGACCTGCTGGCACAGGCCACCAGCAGCATCCGCCAGCAGGGGCTCGACACCAGCCTAGCCGGGCCGGATGACGGCCAGCCGCGCACAGCGGCCCAACGAGCGGCCGAGGCGCGCTATATCGACGACTGGACCCGACGCGTCGAGGACTACGGCAACCGCGTCCATCCCGCTCCGAGCCACCTGCATGGCCAGCTGCGTATTCGCGTGGTGATCGGACGCGATGGTCAGCTTCGCCAGGCGGAGGTGGTACAATCCTCAGGACATACCGAACTCGATCAGGCGGCATTGGCAACCGTGAACGGTGCCGGGCCCTATCGGCCCTTCGATAGCACCATGGGGGGGCTGGACAGTCTCTCCATCACCCGCGTCTGGCGGTTCGGAGAAGGTAATCAATTTGGCGTGCGCTAG
- a CDS encoding CvfB family protein, protein MASSPHDRRQGRPNPSRPPSDRQRARRPSAPKAQVGEVAYLEVVTVNETGAFLDWGHPSDVLLPFGEQRFRPTPGKRVLVRLYEDQQGRPVASQKLDRFVQDEATGLAPGDEVELVIADATDLGYKAVVNHRFWGLLYRDDVTRPLRRGQRAKGYVKRVRDDGRLDLSLLPPGPARLDVVGEQVLRALRESGGYLPLSDSSEASAIKARLGISKNAFKQSIGRLYKQRLIVIEAHGIRLVPGATSDPA, encoded by the coding sequence ATGGCCTCTTCCCCTCATGACCGTCGCCAGGGCCGCCCGAATCCCTCTCGGCCCCCATCGGATCGTCAGCGCGCGCGACGGCCGAGTGCGCCCAAGGCCCAGGTGGGTGAAGTGGCCTACCTCGAAGTGGTCACGGTCAACGAGACCGGCGCCTTTCTCGACTGGGGCCACCCCAGCGACGTGCTGCTGCCCTTCGGCGAGCAACGCTTCAGGCCCACCCCCGGCAAGCGGGTGCTGGTGCGCCTCTACGAGGACCAGCAGGGGCGGCCAGTGGCTTCGCAGAAACTCGACCGCTTCGTCCAGGACGAGGCGACGGGGCTGGCGCCGGGCGATGAGGTCGAGCTGGTCATCGCCGACGCCACCGACCTGGGCTACAAGGCAGTGGTGAATCATCGCTTCTGGGGACTGCTCTATCGCGACGACGTCACCCGACCGCTGCGCCGCGGCCAGCGGGCCAAGGGCTACGTGAAGCGGGTACGCGACGACGGTCGGCTCGACCTCTCGCTGCTGCCGCCGGGACCGGCGCGCCTCGATGTGGTAGGTGAACAGGTGCTCCGGGCGTTGCGCGAGAGCGGCGGCTACCTGCCGCTCTCCGACAGCAGCGAGGCCAGCGCGATCAAGGCGCGGCTGGGAATAAGCAAGAACGCCTTCAAGCAGTCCATCGGACGGCTCTACAAGCAGCGCCTGATCGTCATCGAGGCACACGGAATCCGTCTGGTGCCCGGCGCCACGTCCGACCCGGCCTAG
- a CDS encoding aldehyde dehydrogenase (NADP(+)), whose product MTLQGKMLIGQAAVSGSSKPINGVNPATGETLEPTYAGGGKAEVERACELAEAAFVSYRETSLEERATFLETVASEIEAIGDELIERAIAETGLPRARLEGERGRTCGQLRLFASVVRAGEWLDVRLDPALPERQPMPRADLRQRHIGLGPVAVFGASNFPLAFSVAGGDTASALAAGCPVIVKGHSAHPGTSELVGRAVQRAVDKSGLPEGVFSLLFGSGSEIGQALVSDPRIQAVGFTGSRGGGTALMKTAQSRPQPIPIYAEMSSINPVFLLPEALRARGAQIAEGFVASLNMGAGQFCTNPGLVIAVKGPELYAFVEAAGGAVKQSGAQTMLTPGIHAAYEQGVGRLSGNGKVREVARGQAGESAHPCRAGLYVTAAEAFLAEPELQEEVFGSTSLVIECTDLEEMKRVTGRLEGQLTATLQMDDGDLDAAKQLLPILERKAGRILANGWPTGVEVCHAMVHGGPYPATSDSRTTSVGSAAIYRFLRPVCYQALPEGLLPEPLRDGNPWGVSRLVDGKREA is encoded by the coding sequence ATGACTCTGCAAGGCAAGATGCTGATCGGCCAGGCGGCCGTCAGCGGCAGTTCCAAGCCCATCAACGGCGTCAATCCCGCCACCGGCGAGACTCTCGAGCCCACCTACGCGGGCGGTGGCAAGGCCGAGGTCGAGCGCGCCTGTGAGCTCGCCGAAGCGGCGTTTGTCAGCTATCGCGAGACGTCGCTCGAAGAGCGCGCAACGTTTCTCGAGACGGTCGCCAGCGAGATCGAGGCCATCGGTGACGAACTCATCGAGCGCGCCATCGCCGAGACCGGCCTGCCCCGGGCGCGCCTGGAGGGCGAGCGCGGCCGCACCTGCGGCCAGCTGCGCCTGTTTGCCTCCGTGGTGCGCGCCGGCGAGTGGCTCGACGTGCGCCTCGATCCGGCCCTGCCGGAGCGTCAGCCAATGCCGCGCGCCGACCTGCGCCAGCGCCATATCGGCCTGGGCCCGGTGGCGGTGTTCGGCGCCAGCAACTTCCCGCTGGCGTTCTCCGTGGCCGGCGGCGATACCGCCTCGGCACTCGCCGCTGGCTGCCCGGTGATCGTCAAGGGCCACTCCGCCCACCCCGGCACCTCGGAGCTGGTCGGCCGCGCCGTGCAGCGTGCGGTCGACAAGAGCGGCCTGCCCGAAGGCGTCTTCTCGCTGCTGTTCGGTTCGGGCAGTGAGATCGGCCAGGCGCTGGTCAGTGATCCGCGCATTCAAGCCGTCGGCTTCACCGGCTCCCGCGGCGGCGGCACGGCGCTGATGAAGACGGCGCAAAGCCGCCCGCAGCCGATCCCGATCTACGCCGAGATGAGTTCGATCAACCCGGTATTCCTGCTGCCCGAGGCGCTGCGCGCCCGCGGCGCCCAGATCGCCGAGGGCTTCGTCGCCTCGCTCAACATGGGCGCCGGGCAGTTCTGCACCAATCCGGGCCTGGTCATCGCGGTCAAGGGCCCCGAGCTCTACGCCTTCGTCGAGGCGGCGGGCGGCGCCGTGAAACAGAGTGGCGCCCAGACCATGCTCACGCCGGGCATTCACGCGGCTTATGAGCAGGGCGTGGGCCGGCTTTCCGGCAATGGCAAGGTCAGGGAAGTGGCCCGCGGCCAGGCCGGCGAATCCGCCCACCCCTGCCGGGCGGGGCTCTACGTCACCGCCGCCGAGGCTTTCCTCGCGGAACCCGAGCTGCAGGAGGAAGTGTTCGGTTCCACCTCGCTGGTGATCGAATGCACCGACCTGGAAGAAATGAAGCGCGTGACCGGCCGGCTCGAAGGCCAGCTCACCGCCACCCTGCAGATGGACGACGGCGACCTGGACGCAGCCAAACAGCTGCTGCCGATCCTCGAACGCAAGGCGGGCCGGATACTCGCCAACGGCTGGCCCACCGGGGTTGAGGTATGCCACGCCATGGTCCACGGCGGGCCCTACCCGGCCACCTCCGACAGCCGCACCACCTCGGTGGGCAGCGCGGCGATCTATCGCTTCCTGCGCCCGGTGTGCTACCAGGCGCTGCCCGAGGGCCTGTTGCCCGAGCCGCTGCGTGACGGCAACCCCTGGGGTGTGTCACGCCTGGTGGATGGCAAGCGCGAGGCGTAG
- the gshB gene encoding glutathione synthase, with product MSQQTSERPLRVGVVMDSIANLTYKKDTTLAMLWAAQERGWSLHYMEQEDLFLRDGRAHARMRDLTAFRNPDDWYALGAPEQRSLADLDVILMRKDPPVDAHFLNAVHLLGFAEREGVLVVNPTRALLECNEKLFAQQFPQCCTPTVVSCSEAVLRDFHAEHRDVIFKPLDGMGGSGIFHVQPEGRNLGAIIETLTERGQRQIMAQRYIPEIKDGDTRILLVEGEPVPFGLARVPMAGETRGNLAAGGTGVSRELTARDHWLIEQVQPMIRDKGLMFVGLDVIGDYITEINVTSPTCVREIDDQRGTDIAGLLMDAIERCLARRT from the coding sequence ATGAGCCAACAGACGAGCGAACGACCCCTGCGGGTGGGTGTGGTGATGGACTCCATCGCCAACCTCACCTACAAGAAGGACACCACCCTGGCCATGCTGTGGGCGGCCCAGGAGCGTGGCTGGTCGCTGCACTACATGGAGCAGGAAGACCTGTTCCTGCGCGACGGACGCGCCCACGCCCGCATGCGCGACCTGACCGCCTTTCGCAACCCCGACGACTGGTATGCGCTGGGCGCACCGGAGCAGCGGTCGCTGGCCGACCTCGACGTGATCCTGATGCGCAAGGACCCGCCGGTCGATGCGCACTTTCTCAATGCCGTGCATTTGCTTGGCTTCGCCGAACGCGAGGGCGTCCTGGTGGTCAATCCCACGCGGGCGCTGCTGGAGTGCAACGAGAAGCTTTTCGCCCAGCAGTTCCCGCAGTGCTGCACGCCGACAGTGGTCTCCTGCAGCGAGGCGGTGCTGCGTGACTTTCATGCCGAGCACCGGGACGTGATCTTCAAGCCGCTGGACGGCATGGGCGGCAGCGGCATTTTTCACGTTCAGCCAGAAGGTCGGAACCTGGGCGCCATCATCGAGACGCTGACCGAGCGCGGCCAGCGCCAGATCATGGCCCAGCGCTACATTCCCGAGATCAAGGATGGCGATACCCGTATCCTGCTGGTGGAGGGAGAGCCGGTGCCTTTCGGCCTGGCGCGGGTGCCCATGGCCGGCGAGACCCGCGGCAACCTGGCCGCGGGCGGCACCGGCGTCAGCCGCGAGCTGACCGCCCGCGACCACTGGTTGATCGAGCAGGTCCAGCCGATGATCCGCGATAAGGGGCTGATGTTCGTCGGGCTCGACGTGATCGGCGATTACATCACCGAGATCAACGTGACCAGCCCCACCTGCGTGCGCGAGATCGATGATCAGCGCGGTACCGACATCGCCGGCCTGCTGATGGATGCCATCGAGCGGTGCCTGGCCCGGCGCACCTAG
- a CDS encoding YqgE/AlgH family protein has product MQSVQNLGLRHHFLLAMPHLEDPNFAGSLSYLCDHDENGTMGVIVNRPLEITLDALFEQLELDGEESPHRSAPVYYGGPTHKDRGFILHRGSSEPWDSSIQVDDDIALTTSMDILLALAAGNGPEEFLVCLGCAGWEAGQLEQELKDNAWLTVEAQGDILFKVPPEQRLGAAAGILGIDLNLMSREAGHS; this is encoded by the coding sequence ATGCAATCCGTGCAAAACCTAGGCTTGAGACATCATTTTCTGCTGGCGATGCCGCACCTGGAAGATCCCAACTTTGCCGGCAGCCTCAGCTATCTGTGTGACCACGACGAGAACGGCACCATGGGCGTGATCGTCAACCGACCGCTGGAAATCACCCTGGATGCGTTGTTCGAGCAGCTCGAGCTCGACGGCGAGGAGAGCCCGCATCGCAGTGCGCCGGTCTACTACGGCGGCCCGACCCACAAGGATCGCGGCTTCATCCTGCATCGCGGTTCCAGCGAGCCTTGGGATTCCAGCATCCAGGTGGACGACGACATTGCCTTGACCACCTCCATGGACATCCTGCTGGCGCTGGCCGCCGGGAACGGGCCGGAGGAGTTTCTGGTGTGCCTGGGCTGTGCCGGTTGGGAAGCGGGCCAGCTTGAACAGGAGCTCAAGGACAACGCCTGGCTCACCGTCGAGGCGCAGGGCGACATCCTGTTCAAGGTGCCACCGGAGCAGCGCCTCGGCGCCGCCGCCGGCATCCTCGGTATCGACCTCAATCTGATGTCGCGGGAAGCGGGCCATTCCTGA
- the pyrB gene encoding aspartate carbamoyltransferase — MSPHLLSVDSLSRDRVDHLMRVAARMEPIAQRRQVTRVLEGAVLGNLFFEASTRTRVSFHAAFCRLGGSVCDTTGFTFSSMAKGESLYDTSRVMSGYCDAIVMRHPDQGSVAEFAAATHVPVINGGDGPGEHPSQALLDFYTIDKEFNRLGKKLADAHVLLTGDLKYGRTVHSLIKLLSLYAPMRITLVAPPGLEMPSHLIDLVASRGHRVEERASLADDYADVDVVYTTRIQKERFTAEMSEGFSLSRDFTVDRAFMDKRCGRDTIVMHPLPRDSRPDANDLDVDLNGDPRLAIFRQTDNGIPVRMAIFATLLQVEALIEKDLRPVRWFVPERVGVDDPAL; from the coding sequence ATGAGTCCCCACCTGCTCTCCGTCGATTCCCTGTCCCGCGATCGCGTCGACCACCTGATGCGCGTCGCCGCCCGCATGGAGCCCATCGCCCAACGTCGCCAGGTCACGCGGGTGCTGGAGGGGGCCGTGCTCGGCAACCTGTTCTTCGAGGCCAGTACCCGCACCCGCGTCAGCTTCCATGCAGCCTTCTGTCGCCTGGGCGGCAGCGTGTGCGACACCACCGGCTTCACCTTCTCCTCGATGGCCAAGGGCGAGTCGCTCTACGACACCAGCCGGGTGATGAGCGGCTACTGCGACGCCATCGTCATGCGTCACCCCGATCAGGGCTCGGTGGCCGAGTTCGCTGCCGCCACCCACGTGCCGGTGATCAACGGTGGCGACGGCCCCGGCGAACACCCCAGCCAGGCGCTGCTCGACTTCTACACCATCGACAAGGAGTTCAACCGGCTGGGCAAGAAGCTCGCCGACGCGCACGTGCTGCTGACTGGCGACCTCAAGTACGGCCGCACGGTGCACTCTCTGATCAAGCTGCTGTCGCTCTATGCCCCCATGCGCATCACTCTGGTGGCGCCGCCCGGGCTCGAGATGCCGAGCCACCTGATCGATCTGGTCGCCTCCCGCGGCCACCGCGTCGAGGAGCGCGCCAGCCTGGCCGACGACTACGCCGACGTCGACGTGGTCTACACCACCCGCATCCAGAAGGAGCGCTTCACCGCGGAGATGAGCGAGGGCTTCAGCCTGTCGCGCGACTTCACCGTCGACCGCGCCTTCATGGACAAGCGCTGCGGCCGCGACACCATCGTCATGCACCCGCTGCCGCGCGACAGCCGCCCGGATGCCAACGACCTGGACGTGGACCTCAACGGCGATCCGCGCCTGGCGATCTTCCGCCAGACCGACAACGGCATCCCGGTGCGCATGGCGATCTTCGCCACCCTGCTGCAGGTGGAAGCGCTGATCGAGAAGGACCTGCGTCCGGTGCGCTGGTTCGTGCCCGAGCGAGTCGGCGTGGACGACCCCGCCTTGTAA